The Methanocella arvoryzae MRE50 genome includes a region encoding these proteins:
- a CDS encoding ABC transporter permease subunit: MRVMLMIAMQEFTHTLTHPLALLVGGIVLAVAYINGAGGVDTLEIVNAQADLDAVMVGFGQSWQATSMICTIMAAFLGATTIPYEKWKHTLNVLFTKPLYRKDYIAGKFVGLTAFMLVFNTFAVMFTGLLIIVYFREPLSVSDFLLRVIAYIIVMTMSCSLVIALNMLIGVLSKNILVVTSAAMTYIYFDWIWNNDRMLGNLAFLTPMNLYNKLINPITTLYPTLYDTLTPFTLWFSSAVPYIGLMLIEILVFLLAGIHLFTREDKI, translated from the coding sequence ATGAGGGTTATGCTTATGATCGCAATGCAGGAGTTTACTCATACTCTAACCCATCCGTTAGCACTCCTGGTAGGTGGTATCGTACTAGCGGTAGCTTATATCAACGGTGCTGGCGGTGTAGATACTCTTGAGATCGTAAATGCGCAGGCTGATCTGGACGCGGTCATGGTTGGCTTCGGCCAGTCCTGGCAGGCTACGTCTATGATCTGCACGATTATGGCAGCGTTTCTCGGGGCCACCACGATCCCGTATGAAAAGTGGAAACATACCCTAAACGTGCTTTTTACCAAACCCCTGTACAGAAAAGATTATATTGCCGGAAAATTCGTTGGACTGACCGCGTTTATGCTGGTCTTCAACACCTTTGCCGTCATGTTTACCGGCCTTCTGATCATAGTCTACTTCAGAGAGCCCTTATCCGTTTCGGATTTCCTGCTTCGGGTCATAGCGTACATCATTGTAATGACAATGTCCTGCTCTCTGGTGATTGCGTTAAATATGCTGATCGGTGTTCTGTCTAAAAACATCCTAGTGGTCACCTCAGCAGCCATGACCTATATCTACTTCGACTGGATCTGGAATAACGACCGTATGCTGGGCAACCTTGCCTTTTTAACCCCGATGAACCTGTATAACAAGCTTATCAATCCGATCACAACCCTGTATCCGACTCTGTACGATACGCTTACTCCGTTCACCTTGTGGTTTTCCAGCGCAGTCCCATATATCGGGCTCATGCTCATCGAAATACTCGTATTCCTGCTGGCAGGCATCCACCTGTTCACCAGGGAAGACAAAATCTGA
- a CDS encoding RCC1 domain-containing protein, with protein MYFKLTSIAFLAILFIVVLPCTAEARVTSIAAGGGHVLALNDDGTVLAWGHNRMGELGIGVAGNSQKTPQKVLIDNVTAIAASGSNSLALKKDGTVWAWGNGADGSLGNGGTEPKYSPVQVTDLTNVTAIACGYGCYALKDDGTVWAWGNNYNGALGDDTTENRLIPAQINGLTDIVALGEKGSFAIKGDGTVWAWGSNDYGDYYTISYGALGDTTGPGVRTPFQVGGLQNVKQIIRGGESYTLYLQNNGTVWGWGGKFYGELGDGNQNSSCCPPFVEEITNTRVQAKISDVEKISSTFYHTVALKRDGTVWFWGKFIDGRTMYNNVQGTSTPYQISGLDQVVDIAAGDQCCIVLKEDGSIWGWGDNHYNALLDHGKYVAEPVMLLEGSPVTTSTQMIEPTNTAINNSSFPGTLNDISTVTPNTPVTTPGFSFNNIAGLYSLLIIVGLLTGFVRRKGR; from the coding sequence TTGTACTTCAAACTTACATCCATAGCATTCTTAGCAATATTGTTCATAGTGGTATTGCCGTGTACTGCCGAAGCGAGAGTGACTTCAATAGCAGCGGGTGGCGGACATGTGCTCGCCTTAAATGACGATGGGACCGTGTTAGCGTGGGGACATAACCGTATGGGTGAACTAGGCATTGGTGTGGCCGGAAACTCGCAAAAGACTCCTCAGAAAGTCCTCATCGATAATGTGACCGCTATCGCCGCATCGGGCTCCAATAGCCTGGCTTTGAAGAAGGACGGCACAGTCTGGGCATGGGGAAATGGAGCGGATGGTAGTCTAGGAAATGGCGGGACCGAACCTAAATATTCTCCGGTGCAGGTGACCGATCTCACCAATGTGACTGCCATTGCTTGTGGTTATGGCTGTTATGCTTTAAAGGACGATGGCACAGTCTGGGCATGGGGTAATAATTATAATGGTGCACTTGGTGATGATACCACTGAGAATCGGTTGATACCGGCCCAAATAAATGGGCTGACGGACATTGTTGCCCTGGGCGAAAAAGGATCGTTCGCCATTAAGGGTGATGGCACAGTCTGGGCATGGGGAAGTAACGACTACGGCGATTATTATACGATTTCATACGGTGCCCTCGGTGATACGACAGGGCCTGGGGTACGGACGCCATTCCAGGTGGGTGGCCTCCAGAATGTTAAGCAAATTATCAGAGGCGGGGAATCTTACACACTATATCTTCAGAATAATGGTACCGTGTGGGGATGGGGCGGCAAATTTTATGGTGAACTAGGAGATGGTAACCAGAATTCTTCCTGTTGTCCCCCGTTCGTTGAGGAGATTACCAATACCCGGGTGCAGGCAAAAATATCAGATGTAGAAAAGATATCCTCCACTTTTTATCACACTGTGGCGCTTAAGCGTGACGGTACTGTCTGGTTCTGGGGTAAGTTCATCGACGGCAGAACAATGTATAATAACGTGCAAGGTACGTCGACACCTTACCAGATTAGTGGTCTTGATCAAGTAGTGGACATAGCCGCAGGGGATCAATGCTGTATCGTGTTAAAAGAGGATGGCAGTATCTGGGGATGGGGAGATAACCACTATAATGCGTTACTAGATCATGGTAAATATGTAGCCGAGCCAGTTATGCTCCTTGAAGGTTCACCTGTGACGACATCTACTCAGATGATTGAGCCGACGAACACGGCCATAAATAATTCATCATTTCCGGGCACTCTTAACGATATAAGCACGGTCACGCCCAATACGCCTGTCACAACACCAGGCTTCAGCTTCAACAACATCGCCGGACTTTACAGCTTGTTAATTATCGTAGGACTACTGACAGGATTCGTGAGAAGAAAAGGCAGGTGA
- a CDS encoding archaellum operon transcriptional activator EarA family protein, with the protein MSRSTVRQELLLFLKAVGKTTTMYDASKLTKLGYTNIKLAVIGDDRKYKRMYSLVNTGLVCCEEVEDRCYLTLTDKGARAALVLEASR; encoded by the coding sequence CTGTCACGGAGCACGGTCAGGCAAGAATTACTCTTGTTTTTGAAGGCCGTCGGGAAAACGACCACAATGTATGATGCGTCCAAGCTGACAAAGCTGGGCTATACCAACATCAAGCTGGCCGTTATCGGTGATGACCGGAAGTACAAGAGAATGTATTCACTTGTAAATACCGGTCTTGTCTGCTGTGAAGAGGTTGAGGACCGCTGCTACCTTACTCTGACTGATAAAGGGGCAAGGGCAGCTCTCGTGCTGGAGGCCTCCAGATGA
- a CDS encoding ABC transporter ATP-binding protein — MIETQSLTRLYDQKAVVNNLSFSVGAGEIFGFLGPNGAGKSTTMKMLLGLVQPTSGTGKVAGHDIIHDVLEVRKACGVLPDPYGFYENQTAWQNLEFYCKLYGIRGKELEEKVDKTLDKVGLHDAKHKKVHKFSKGMKQRLGVAQVIVHDPPVMMFDEPTAGIDPQGAEDFRNLMLEMKAKGKTIFLTSHVMPEVEAICDRIGIIVNGEMKICGNVDQLVDQFSRRQGYQLRLRVKEIDEPVVRNSISGITGISSVARNNGFYVINASEDVSEDVSRAVCRTGGLVTELDVYRPTLNEIFLEVTRPVQVKE, encoded by the coding sequence ATGATCGAGACGCAGAGCCTGACCAGGCTTTATGATCAGAAGGCAGTGGTCAACAACCTGAGTTTCAGCGTAGGTGCAGGTGAAATCTTCGGCTTTCTGGGGCCGAACGGCGCTGGGAAGAGCACGACGATGAAGATGCTTCTCGGGCTGGTGCAGCCCACTTCGGGCACGGGCAAGGTGGCCGGTCACGATATTATCCACGATGTGCTGGAGGTGAGAAAGGCTTGCGGTGTCCTTCCCGATCCTTATGGTTTCTACGAGAATCAGACTGCGTGGCAGAACCTCGAATTCTACTGCAAACTATACGGTATTCGTGGCAAGGAACTGGAAGAGAAGGTGGATAAGACGCTGGATAAGGTCGGCCTTCACGATGCCAAGCACAAGAAGGTACACAAGTTCAGCAAAGGCATGAAGCAAAGGCTCGGCGTCGCCCAGGTCATCGTCCACGATCCACCAGTGATGATGTTCGACGAGCCCACCGCCGGCATAGACCCTCAGGGAGCCGAGGACTTCCGCAACCTCATGCTGGAAATGAAAGCGAAGGGTAAGACCATTTTCCTGACTTCGCATGTCATGCCCGAAGTAGAGGCGATCTGCGATCGTATCGGTATCATCGTGAACGGCGAGATGAAGATCTGCGGCAACGTCGATCAACTGGTGGACCAGTTCTCCCGTAGGCAGGGTTACCAGCTCAGATTAAGAGTAAAAGAGATCGACGAGCCGGTCGTGAGGAATTCCATTTCAGGCATTACCGGCATCTCCTCTGTCGCCAGGAATAATGGTTTCTATGTGATCAATGCTTCTGAGGACGTCTCGGAAGACGTGTCCCGGGCTGTATGCAGGACCGGCGGTCTGGTCACCGAGTTAGACGTGTACCGGCCTACGTTGAACGAGATCTTCTTAGAGGTCACCCGGCCTGTTCAGGTGAAAGAATGA
- a CDS encoding winged helix-turn-helix transcriptional regulator, with protein MRSKLLICMALLLVVLAWAGPGAHAYNESDVIQRVGPYEVVPAHVIENETDNASLIGDTSGADGTITFWQLPLWIQLTQVTWIATLSATALALILKFGPLIIGKLKTPRDNEIRDRIYNHIKDNPGSTVASIARKEGLNLGTVRYHVGQLQSTHRITLVKSDKFVRLFQNSNTYTDREKTVLSAINRPTALSIVSYLHDHPGTTTPQIAGSINITDSGTNVQLKKLLRDQIIRAEPAGRYLRYYLREDVKALIDRQSSA; from the coding sequence ATGCGATCGAAGCTCCTGATTTGCATGGCCTTACTACTCGTCGTGCTGGCATGGGCAGGCCCGGGAGCACATGCATATAACGAAAGCGACGTCATCCAGCGTGTGGGCCCCTATGAGGTAGTGCCTGCTCACGTTATTGAGAATGAGACTGACAATGCCAGCCTGATCGGCGACACCAGCGGCGCCGACGGCACGATCACCTTCTGGCAATTGCCCCTGTGGATCCAGCTCACCCAGGTCACCTGGATAGCCACGTTATCAGCAACTGCACTGGCCCTGATCCTCAAGTTCGGGCCGCTGATTATAGGCAAGCTGAAGACGCCCCGGGACAACGAGATCAGGGACCGGATATACAATCACATTAAAGACAACCCCGGGTCGACCGTGGCCAGCATCGCCCGTAAAGAAGGCCTCAACCTCGGCACCGTCCGCTACCACGTCGGCCAGCTCCAGTCCACCCACCGGATCACCCTGGTCAAGTCCGACAAGTTTGTCAGGCTCTTCCAGAACTCCAATACATATACCGACCGGGAAAAGACCGTCCTGTCAGCCATCAATCGCCCCACGGCCCTGTCCATCGTCTCGTACCTCCACGACCACCCGGGCACCACCACTCCCCAGATCGCCGGCAGCATCAACATCACCGACAGCGGCACCAACGTCCAGCTGAAAAAGCTGCTGAGAGACCAGATCATCAGGGCAGAGCCGGCCGGGAGGTACCTGAGGTATTACCTGAGAGAGGATGTTAAAGCTCTCATCGACAGGCAAAGCTCGGCCTGA
- a CDS encoding ABC transporter permease, with protein MARKEFVDLLSNPVVLVVIIAYLVYSIFVIYDYSIVFFGGRPGVTVLFQDNPGVACANSIFYSITWIGTLIGIIIGCSTISSERFSNAINTLIVKPLYRDTVINGKLLGSIAFLTFTMVLIIATFTAGFLILCGNAFSAYLLDYLARLPFVLIFALIYVLVFLLLSMLISLLVRDQAFAMILSILTVYLSLIVYFYTISAYIDNILPGSGLGGLLVKLSPRGILEHAQPLIMNTGVDAYDAFLDCLPDFLQLLLYMIICLVLSYIVFVKRDIL; from the coding sequence ATGGCCAGGAAAGAATTCGTGGATTTGTTGAGTAATCCAGTGGTTCTTGTTGTTATTATAGCTTATTTGGTATATTCAATATTCGTTATTTATGACTATAGTATCGTTTTTTTCGGGGGCAGGCCAGGGGTTACTGTATTGTTTCAAGATAATCCTGGGGTTGCCTGTGCTAACTCGATCTTTTATTCGATAACCTGGATTGGCACATTGATTGGTATTATTATAGGATGTTCGACGATTTCTTCGGAGCGTTTCAGTAATGCCATTAATACTTTGATTGTTAAGCCGTTGTATCGGGATACGGTTATTAACGGGAAGTTGCTTGGCTCGATCGCTTTTCTCACATTTACGATGGTTTTGATCATTGCCACATTTACGGCGGGATTTCTAATATTATGCGGTAATGCCTTTTCTGCCTATTTACTCGATTACCTGGCCCGTCTGCCTTTCGTTTTGATATTCGCCTTGATCTACGTGTTGGTGTTCTTGCTGCTGTCGATGCTGATCTCATTGCTGGTCAGGGATCAGGCTTTCGCAATGATTCTTAGCATTCTTACCGTGTATTTGTCTCTGATCGTCTACTTCTATACAATATCCGCTTATATTGACAATATCTTGCCCGGTTCAGGATTGGGTGGTCTGCTGGTGAAGTTGTCGCCGAGGGGAATATTGGAGCATGCTCAGCCTTTGATCATGAACACGGGGGTAGATGCTTACGATGCGTTTCTCGACTGTCTTCCGGATTTCTTACAGTTGCTTCTGTACATGATCATCTGTTTAGTTCTGAGTTATATCGTCTTCGTGAAGAGGGATATTTTGTGA
- a CDS encoding indole-3-glycerol-phosphate synthase, translating into MVVSKLDFGEIMQACKASYKPFEGTVEMTRKPASLVDSIAAAKKDGRRPVIAEIKPASPTAGAIRTVGDPAEIAKEYAGAGACGVSVLTEPKYFGGSLANLQSAAGISVPVLRKDFLFDLSQVKESYYYGADTLLLISSFFSADSLAAMIAECRRYGMEPLVEVHDRDDVERSASAGATLYAVNNRDRHTLKVDLRRTRDLAPAIDGTVVSASGVSTVDQLKFVLSYSDAALVGTALMRAERPGSALQNLIW; encoded by the coding sequence ATGGTGGTGTCTAAACTGGACTTCGGCGAGATCATGCAGGCCTGCAAGGCATCCTACAAGCCCTTTGAGGGCACGGTAGAGATGACCAGGAAGCCCGCCAGCCTCGTCGACAGCATCGCCGCGGCGAAGAAGGACGGCAGGCGGCCGGTGATCGCGGAGATCAAGCCCGCGTCGCCCACGGCAGGCGCCATCAGGACGGTCGGCGACCCGGCGGAGATCGCGAAAGAATACGCCGGTGCCGGGGCCTGCGGTGTCTCTGTACTGACAGAGCCCAAATACTTCGGCGGCTCGCTCGCCAATCTACAGTCTGCAGCCGGGATCAGCGTGCCCGTGCTGCGGAAAGACTTTCTGTTCGACCTCTCCCAGGTAAAAGAATCGTATTATTATGGTGCCGACACCCTGCTGCTGATCTCGTCCTTCTTCTCTGCCGATTCCCTCGCCGCCATGATCGCCGAATGCCGGCGGTACGGCATGGAGCCGCTGGTCGAAGTGCACGACAGGGACGACGTCGAGCGCTCCGCATCGGCGGGAGCCACGCTGTATGCGGTCAACAATCGCGACAGGCACACCCTGAAGGTCGACCTCCGGCGCACCAGGGATCTGGCTCCTGCGATAGACGGTACTGTAGTCAGCGCGTCCGGCGTGTCCACCGTCGATCAACTGAAATTTGTTCTCTCGTATTCCGACGCTGCCCTTGTCGGCACCGCGTTAATGAGGGCTGAACGTCCGGGTTCGGCTCTTCAGAACCTGATCTGGTGA
- a CDS encoding carboxypeptidase regulatory-like domain-containing protein: MKLSTRLLLPILLSIFLVTTSTSALADSPVTVLVKDKNGAVGGALVSVQVNGVTHSTQTDLNGIGNFSLPPGQYYFTASKTGYASGSGTATVGDNSTVTITLTNLYTLSGTVIDSATGQPVKDAAITITNKETDKSYTGGTNDNGVFSIPVSNGYYSVTVRAPFYQLTVMDDKGAGYHVLDSSLYIGYLPIATDNNITSLNGVKLTTDYPGKVIKVNQTVTFDVTLTNNGIVDKSYAVSVKDAPAGWNVQLLSGSDVISRVFVEKGTSKTFQVKTTPLSAGNNVITIIAGSEGDSGQVQLYVDSTEDTDYKIEFSLPDNLSLAAGTSKNVDVYVKNNGSGKLSSVRIDIGSDDVPESLNAEVVTREAGELSPGESKRFVVKITAKADASEGTDRLYMRAVSAEAKTEQKYVEVSVTRSNSWLGIGIGVALLAILAFGFIVWKYGRR; this comes from the coding sequence ATGAAGCTCTCAACTAGATTACTCCTCCCAATCCTCCTTTCCATATTTTTAGTTACCACCTCCACCTCAGCCCTCGCCGACAGTCCCGTCACTGTTCTGGTGAAGGATAAGAATGGGGCGGTCGGCGGGGCCCTGGTGTCCGTGCAGGTCAACGGCGTCACCCATTCTACGCAGACCGATCTGAACGGTATCGGCAACTTCTCCCTGCCCCCGGGCCAGTACTACTTCACCGCCTCAAAAACAGGATATGCGAGTGGAAGTGGAACTGCAACGGTCGGCGACAATTCCACGGTTACTATCACTCTCACTAACCTCTACACGTTAAGCGGCACCGTGATCGATTCGGCTACTGGCCAGCCAGTAAAGGATGCTGCAATAACGATCACTAACAAGGAGACTGATAAGTCGTACACCGGCGGCACTAATGACAACGGCGTATTCAGCATTCCCGTCTCCAACGGTTACTACAGTGTTACTGTCAGGGCTCCATTCTACCAGCTAACCGTAATGGATGACAAGGGTGCAGGGTACCACGTGCTGGACAGCAGCCTGTACATCGGGTACCTGCCAATTGCTACTGATAATAATATTACTAGTTTGAACGGCGTGAAGCTGACTACAGATTACCCTGGGAAAGTCATCAAAGTCAACCAGACTGTCACCTTCGACGTCACGTTGACTAACAATGGTATCGTGGATAAGTCGTACGCTGTCAGTGTAAAGGATGCTCCCGCCGGGTGGAACGTTCAATTACTGTCCGGCTCGGACGTGATCAGCCGGGTCTTCGTAGAGAAAGGAACGTCTAAGACCTTCCAGGTCAAGACTACTCCTTTATCGGCAGGCAATAATGTGATTACCATTATCGCTGGCAGTGAAGGCGACTCGGGCCAGGTACAGTTATACGTGGACTCCACAGAGGATACTGATTACAAGATAGAGTTCTCCTTACCAGATAATCTTAGCCTCGCTGCCGGAACGAGTAAAAATGTTGATGTCTACGTTAAGAATAATGGCAGTGGTAAGCTTTCCAGTGTAAGGATTGACATCGGGAGCGATGATGTGCCGGAATCGCTGAACGCAGAGGTAGTGACTCGGGAAGCTGGCGAGCTCAGCCCGGGCGAGTCGAAGCGGTTCGTAGTCAAGATAACGGCCAAGGCTGACGCCTCCGAAGGCACTGACAGACTGTACATGCGAGCGGTGAGCGCTGAGGCGAAGACGGAGCAGAAGTACGTCGAAGTAAGTGTGACCCGGAGCAATTCCTGGCTCGGCATCGGCATCGGTGTAGCGTTACTAGCGATTCTGGCCTTCGGCTTCATCGTCTGGAAATACGGCCGCCGCTAA
- a CDS encoding putative transcriptional regulator, translating to MSEFSDDIVASIGRSSVRKKILLYLYHSTASTMYDIARDTRTAYTNATGAIAGFGKRYGKERSLIHLGLVRMEKGNRGLNVYSLTPEGRRLADVLDR from the coding sequence ATGTCAGAATTCAGCGACGATATAGTGGCTTCCATAGGGCGAAGCTCGGTGAGGAAGAAGATTTTATTATACCTGTATCACTCCACCGCGTCCACGATGTACGACATCGCCCGGGACACGAGGACTGCCTACACCAACGCGACCGGGGCCATCGCCGGGTTCGGGAAGAGGTACGGGAAAGAGCGCTCATTGATCCACCTCGGGCTGGTGCGGATGGAAAAGGGCAACCGGGGGCTTAATGTTTACTCGCTGACGCCAGAGGGCCGCAGGCTGGCCGACGTGCTGGATCGGTAA
- a CDS encoding winged helix-turn-helix transcriptional regulator, translating into MSPNGGAAAGYEIVLTPHPDDISATGGADGDLTFWDLPLWIQIAIISGAIGGLSFSLLGIAKIIPFIIAKIADVLENQNRRRIYTYVEKNPGCTTAEISRNESLNLGTVKHHTSMLERSARITTEKIGRYVRLFKRSDDYSEREKRLIAAMKSETGRMILIIIRDNSGITNARLSEMLGIPEGTVHWHTSRYIRDRIVIAEKKMKLKELYIQNDLKPALDMIIASGQD; encoded by the coding sequence GTGAGTCCAAACGGAGGCGCTGCTGCAGGCTATGAAATCGTGCTCACCCCGCATCCGGACGACATATCTGCTACAGGCGGCGCTGATGGAGATCTAACCTTCTGGGACCTTCCGTTGTGGATTCAGATAGCTATCATATCTGGGGCGATCGGAGGACTTTCATTTTCTCTGTTAGGGATTGCTAAAATTATCCCATTCATTATAGCTAAAATTGCCGATGTCCTGGAAAACCAGAACAGAAGAAGAATTTACACCTACGTGGAAAAGAACCCCGGATGTACTACCGCCGAGATCTCCAGGAACGAGAGCCTCAACCTCGGCACTGTGAAACATCACACCAGCATGCTGGAGCGTTCGGCGAGGATCACCACGGAGAAGATCGGAAGATACGTCCGGCTGTTCAAGAGGTCCGACGACTATTCTGAAAGAGAAAAGCGATTGATTGCCGCCATGAAAAGTGAGACTGGCAGGATGATCCTGATTATCATAAGAGATAATTCAGGCATTACGAACGCCCGGCTGTCGGAGATGCTCGGCATCCCGGAGGGTACGGTACACTGGCATACCAGTCGATATATTCGGGACAGAATAGTCATCGCTGAGAAGAAGATGAAGCTGAAAGAGCTTTACATCCAGAACGACCTGAAGCCGGCCTTAGACATGATTATTGCCAGCGGCCAGGATTAG
- a CDS encoding ATP-binding cassette domain-containing protein, which translates to MIETQSLTRLYDQKAVVNNLSFSVGAGEIFGFLGPNGAGKSTTMKMLLGLVQPTSGTGKVAGHDIIHDVLEVRKACGVLPDPYGFYENQTAWQNLEFYCKLYGIRGKELEEKVDKTLVTFA; encoded by the coding sequence ATGATCGAGACGCAGAGCCTGACCAGGCTTTATGATCAGAAGGCAGTGGTCAACAACCTGAGTTTCAGCGTAGGTGCAGGTGAAATCTTCGGCTTTCTGGGGCCGAACGGCGCTGGGAAGAGCACGACGATGAAGATGCTTCTCGGGCTGGTGCAGCCCACTTCGGGCACGGGCAAGGTGGCCGGTCACGATATTATCCACGATGTGCTGGAGGTGAGAAAGGCTTGCGGTGTCCTTCCTGATCCTTATGGTTTCTATGAGAACCAGACTGCGTGGCAGAACCTTGAATTCTACTGTAAATTGTACGGCATCCGTGGCAAGGAGCTGGAGGAGAAGGTTGATAAGACTCTGGTGACTTTTGCATAA
- a CDS encoding transposase, translating into MLSKNVGTGWQMPVSCFDCQCKILSDVPLMMLEAVDWQRFRYLEKNNKMGRPSTYSRIALLRALLYMELANLSSVSELVRILKGDYYKMNVLGLNKLPSESTFSRFKDTVDIDRILTIIASMIKDEEQDFMCMVGVDSTSLNAYSQKDPDASWGLDHITDEWYYGYKIHLLYDLLTLAPICSVVTPANIHDTTQLFPLLKKMGARTLQMNGLLADMAYDSKENLERLYQVGIPLINRVNPRNSKKELPRYRIQEKIPFHDITMNKIYKNRMHCEYTNYLLKEHLDLKRVKTTRIFRVTAKTGLTLIARQIQVLYQIRQGANPRTTIIE; encoded by the coding sequence ATGCTAAGTAAAAACGTTGGTACGGGCTGGCAGATGCCCGTTTCTTGCTTCGATTGCCAGTGTAAAATACTTTCTGATGTGCCGCTCATGATGCTGGAAGCGGTTGACTGGCAGCGTTTCAGGTATCTCGAGAAGAATAATAAGATGGGCAGACCCTCCACGTACAGTCGGATCGCCTTGCTTCGGGCGCTTCTATATATGGAGCTGGCAAATCTCTCGAGTGTTAGTGAACTGGTAAGAATACTCAAGGGCGACTATTATAAAATGAATGTTCTCGGTCTCAATAAGTTGCCTAGTGAAAGCACGTTCAGCAGGTTCAAAGATACTGTGGATATCGACCGGATCTTGACTATCATCGCAAGCATGATTAAAGATGAGGAACAGGACTTCATGTGTATGGTCGGTGTGGACAGTACCAGTCTGAACGCTTACAGTCAGAAAGATCCTGACGCCTCGTGGGGTCTCGATCATATCACTGATGAATGGTATTATGGGTACAAAATCCACTTACTGTACGACCTTTTAACACTGGCACCCATCTGCAGTGTAGTTACTCCCGCCAACATCCATGATACCACTCAACTCTTCCCTTTGCTAAAGAAAATGGGCGCACGAACACTGCAGATGAATGGGTTGCTCGCTGATATGGCGTATGACTCGAAAGAAAACCTGGAGCGTCTCTACCAGGTAGGCATACCTTTGATTAACCGGGTCAACCCGAGGAACAGTAAGAAAGAGCTGCCCAGGTACCGGATACAGGAGAAGATACCCTTCCATGACATCACCATGAACAAGATATATAAAAATCGAATGCATTGCGAGTACACGAACTACCTTTTGAAGGAGCATCTGGACCTAAAACGAGTAAAAACAACCAGAATATTTAGGGTTACAGCAAAGACCGGACTCACCCTGATCGCACGACAAATCCAAGTACTCTACCAGATCAGACAAGGAGCAAACCCACGGACAACAATCATCGAGTGA